One part of the Mauremys mutica isolate MM-2020 ecotype Southern chromosome 21, ASM2049712v1, whole genome shotgun sequence genome encodes these proteins:
- the LOC123354205 gene encoding basic phospholipase A2 homolog Gln49-PLA2-like — protein sequence MRNLFAVTLLIACSLSGTQGSLLEFRKMINQATRKSAILSYYGYGCFCGSDGRGEPKDATDWCCRAHHCCYKRLKASGCYGNRQRYSYTYKDGDILCALGSWCEEQVCDCDKSTALCLERNLKTFNSRYVRYRDSKCTGFTPRC from the exons ATGAGGAATCTCTTTGCAGTCACCTTGCTAATCGCCTGCA GTCTGTCCGGAACACAAGGGAGTCTTCTGGAGTTTCGAAAGATGATTAATCAAGCCACGAGAAAAAGTGCCATCCTCAGTTATTATGGGTACGGCTGCTTCTGCGGGTCTGATGGCAGAGGGGAGCCAAAGGATGCAACAGATTG GTGCTGCCGAGCTCATCACTGCTGTTATAAAAGGCTAAAAGCTAGTGGATGTTATGGGAACAGACAGCGATATAGTTACACCTACAAGGACGGGGACATCCTGTGTG CTTTGGGGAGCTGGTGCGAAGAACAGGTCTGTGACTGTGACAAGAGCACTGCTCTCTGCCTGGAAAGGAACCTGAAGACGTTCAACAGCCGCTACGTTCGCTACCGAGACAGCAAATGCACAGGATTCACACCCAGGTGCTAG
- the LOC123354504 gene encoding group IIE secretory phospholipase A2-like yields MEQPYNQPQLVLGSLHSLIIPTSLVAVLPLACSDLIQFAKMIKQMTGKDPLLNYNAYGCYCGLGGSKQPLDATDWCCHAHDCCYRRMQARGCKPKTESYPCSIRPGNIACNGGTVCQKQICECDKAAALCFKRAAGTYNKKYRYYLNLRCKGTSPRC; encoded by the exons ATGGAACAGCCATATAACCAACCGCAGTTAGTACTGGGCTCTCT ACACAGTTTAATTATCCCCACCTCTTTGGTTGCAGTCCTGCCCTTGGCATGCAGTGACCTGATTCAGTTTGCTAAAATGATTAAGCAGATGACTGGGAAAGACCCCCTTCTGAATTACAATGCGTACGGATGCTACTGTGGACTGGGAGGATCCAAACAGCCACTAGATGCGACCGACTG GTGCTGTCATGCCCACGACTGCTGCTACAGGAGGATGCAGGCACGTGGCTGTAAGCCCAAAACGGAATCCTATCCTTGCTCCATCCGGCCGGGCAACATAGCCTGCA ATGGGGGAACCGTCTGCCAGAAGCAGATCTGTGAATGTGACAAGGCTGCGGCGCTGTGTTTCAAAAGGGCCGCCGGTACCTACAACAAAAAATATCGCTATTACCTAAACCTGCGCTGCAAGGGAACCTCTCCCCGGTGCTAG